The stretch of DNA AGCGTCAGCGGCGTGGCGTCCTGCAGGTGGGTACGGCCGATTTTGACGATATCTTTAAAGGCATCCGCCTTTTTCGCCAGCGTTTGTTTGAGCACGTTTAGCTGCGGCAGCAGATGCTCGCGTACCGCGATAATGGCCGCCACGTGCATGGCGGTCGGGAAAACGTCGTTCGAACTCTGACTTTTGTTAACGTCGTCGTTCGGGTGCACCAGTCGCTCCATCCCACGCACGCCGCCCAGAATTTCACTGGCACGGTTCGCCAGCACCTCATTCATGTTCATGTTGCTTTGGGTGCCAGAGCCGGTCTGCCAGATAGCCAGCGGGAACTCACCGGGATGCTTCCCGGCCAGCACTTCATCGGCGGCGGCGATAATGGCCGTGCCGCGCTCTGCGGGCAGCAGGCCAAGGTCAACGTTGACTTTGGCCGCCGCACGCTTGGTGAGCGCCAGCGCCCGAATCAGCTCGGTCGGCATTTTCTCGGTAGAGATGCGGAAGTGCTCAAGTGAACGCTGAGTCTGCGCCCCCCACAGTTTATCTGCAGGTACGTCGATCGGGCCCATTGAGTCTTTTTCACTGCGACTGGATGTCATGCCTTTCTCCTTTGCGATAAAAAAAGCCGCCGTTTTACGGCGGCTCGAGTATTACTTAACGCATCGAGAACACTGTGAGAGCTGAATTTTCTGGAAGAAGTCGTTGCCTTTGTCATCCACCAGGATAAACGCCGGGAAATCTTCCACTTCAATTTTCCAGATGGCTTCCATACCCAGTTCCGGGTACTCCACACACTCCAGGCTCTTGATGCTGTTTTGCGCCAGCACCGCCGCCGGCCCCCCAATACTGCCCAGGTAGAAACCACCGTGTTTGTGACAGGCGTCCGTCACCTGCTGGCTGCGGTTGCCTTTTGCCAGCATTACCATGCTGCCGCCGTTGGCCTGCAGCTGATCCACGTAGGAGTCCATGCGGCCCGCGGTCGTCGGCCCTAAGGAGCCGGAAGCGTAACCGTCCGGCGTTTTGGCCGGGCCTGCGTAATAAATAGGGTGATCTTTCACGTACTGCGGCAGATCTTCCCCGTTATCGAGACGTTCTTTCAGTTTAGCGTGAGCGATGTCACGCGCCACAATAATGGTGCCGGTTAACGACAGACGGGTGGACACCGGGAAGTCGGACAGCTGGGCGAGGATCTCTTTCATCGGGCGGTTCAGGTTAACCTTAACGGCTTCCCCTTCCCCCGCCTGACGCAGCTCTTCCGGAATGTATTTGCCCGGGTTGTGCTCCAGCTTCTCAAGCCAGATGCCGTCTTTGTTGATTTTTGCCTTGATGTTGCGGTCTGCAGAGCATGACACGCCCATGCCGACCGGGCAGGAAGCCCCGTGGCGCGGCAGGCGAACGACACGGATATCGTGCGCGAAGTATTTGCCGCCGAACTGCGCACCCAGGCCAAGGTTCTGGGCTTCTTTCAGTAACTCTTCTTCCAACTGCACATCGCGGAACGCCTGGCCGTATTCATTACCTTCGGTTGGCAGACCGTCGTAGTACTTGGTTGAGGCAAGTTTCACTGTTTTCAGCGTGGCTTCGGCAGACGTACCGCCGATAACAAACGCCACGTGGTACGGCGGACAGGCCGCGGTGCCCAGAGTGCGCATCTTCTCAACCAGGTAGTCTTTCAGCTTCGCCGGCGTTATCAGCGCCTTGGTTTCCTGATAGAGGTAGGTTTTGTTGGCCGAACCGCCGCCTTTGGCAATACACAGGAACTTATATTCATCCCCGTCCACGCTGTAGAGGTCAATCTGTGCCGGCAGATTGGTGCCGGTGTTCACCTCTTTATACATATCCAGCGCAGCGTTCTGGGAATAGCGCAGGTTATCTTCAATAAAGGTGTTGTAAACGCCGCGAGACAGCGCTTCTTCGTCGCCGCCGCCGGTCCAGACTCGCTGGCCTTTTTTGCCCATGATGATGGCGGTGCCGGTGTCCTGGCAGGTTGGCAGAATGCCTTTGGCGGCAATGTCGGAGTTACGCAGGAACTGCAGCGCAACATACTTATCGTTTTCGCTGGCCTCCGGGTCGCTCAGAATGTCCGCCACCTGCTGCTGATGCGCCGGGCGCAGCATAAACGAAGCGTCGTGGAAAGCGTGCTGGGCGAGCAGCGTCAGGGCCTGAGGGTCAACCTTGAGGATTTGCTGGCCGTCAAACTCGGCGACGGAGACATGGTCGGAGCTCAGGAGGTAATATTCGGTCGGATCTTTTTGGAGCGGGAAAGGCTCCTGGTAATGGAAGGGTTTATTCGACATATTTTTCTCACTTGCGACAACAGTAACGTTAATTTTTATATTTCAGCGCAGGATCTTACGCTGCATTCCAAAAACAATTCATAACATGCTACACAATTTTTTAACAGAAACTGAGACTAATACGACTTTTTGTTGCCCTGGTTACTTCACGGCGGATAATTGGTTTAATAACTGAAACTTCGACTCAATGATGACAGGGACCTGAGATGCAAAAATTGATCAATGCGGTACAAAATTATGCCTGGGGAAGTGAAACGGCGTTAACGGAACTGTACGGCATCGCCAACCCGCAGCACAAGCCCATGGCCGAACTGTGGATGGGCGCTCACCCAAAGAGTAGCTCAAAAGTGCTCGATGCTAACGGGCAACAGCACGCATTGCGCGATGTAATTGACGCTGACCAGCCAGCATTGCTGGGGAAAGCCGTTGCCGGGCGTTTTGGCGAGCTGCCTTTCCTGTTCAAAGTGCTTTGCGCCGCCCAGCCGCTATCGATTCAGGTTCACCCGAATAAAAAAGCTTCTGAAATCGGTTTTGCTAAAGAAAACGCCGCCGGTATTCCGTTAGATGCCGCAGAGCGCAACTACAAAGACCCCAACCACAAGCCCGAGCTGGTGTTTGCCCTTACGCCATTCCTCGCGATGAACGCCTTCCGCGAGTTCTCCGACATTGTGTCGCTGCTGCAGCCGGTTTCCGGTGCGCATCCGCTGATTGCTCATTTCCTGCAGAAGCCCGGCGCAGAAAGCCTGGCACAGCTGTTCGCCGGCCTGCTGAATATGCAGGGTGAAGAGAAATCCCTGGCACTTGGCGTACTGAAAGCTGCCCTGAATAACCAGCAGGGTGAGCCGTGGGAAACCATTCGCGTGATTTCCGAATTTTACCCGGACGACAGCGGCCTCTTCTCTCCGCTGCTGCTGAATGTAGTTAAGCTTGAACCCGGCGAAGCGATGTTCCTGTTCGCCGAAACGCCACATGCCTATCTGAACGGCGTGGCGCTGGAAGTAATGGCCAACTCTGACAACGTGCTGCGTGCCGGGTTAACGCCGAAGTACATTGATATTCCTGAGCTGGTTGCCAACGTTAAATTTGAGCCAAAACCGGCCAGCCAGCTGCTGACTCAGCCACAGAAAAACGGCAGCGAGCTGGACTTCCCTATCCCTGTTGACGACTTTGCCTTCTCGCTGCATGACCTGAGCACGCAGGAAGCCACGCTCGCTCAGCAAAGCGCGGCCATTGTGTTCTGCGTTGAAGGTGAAGCCGTGCTAACCAAAGACGCCCAACGCCTGGTGTTGAAGCCGGGTGAGTCAGCCTTTATTAGCGCCGCAGAATCCCCGATTGCCGTCAGCGGCGTAGGCCGGGTAGCGCGAGTGTTTAATAAACTTTAACTTACTGATCTTTTTAGCGCGTATTGCTAAGCTAGTAAGCACGTTTCCGAAAGCGCCTGTTATCAGGCGTTTTTCTTTCGCCCGGTGGGGGACGGCTACCGGCTTCTAAACATGGATAATGACACGATGAAAAAATCTCTGGTTGCGGTTGGGGTAATTGTTGCGCTGGGAGTGGTGTGGACCGGCGGAGCCTGGTTTACGGGCAAACAGCTCGAAGGCCGTATGGCCGAAATGATTGATAACGCCAATGCGGAAATCAAAAATTCTGCGCCGGAATCAGGCCTGGTCCTCAGCTATCAGGACTATAAGCGTGGGCTTTTCCACAGTACGGTGCAGCTGGTTGTTAAGCAGGTAGCCGGCACGAAAAATGCGCTGCTCACGCCGGAACAAAACGTCTTATTCAACGAAACCATCGACCATGGTCCTTTCCCGTTCGCCCAGTTGAAGAAATTCAACCCGATCCCGAGCATGGCGTCTATCCACACCGAGCTTGTGAATAACGAGACGACCAAACATCTCTTTACGCTGACCAAAGATAAGCCGCTGATTAGCGTGGACACCCGTGTAGGCTACGGCGGCGCAACCTCCTCCGACATCGCGCTGGCGGCCATTGACGCCACTGAAGGGGAAAACAAACTCAGCTTCAGCGGCGGCAAATTGACGGCCGACGTTGACGGTTCAGGCAATGAAATCGCGATTTCTGGCACCGCAGACAGCGGGTTGGTTAATACCGTTAACGAATACGGCCAGCGCGTACAAATCTCCTTCAACGGCATTAAAACCGACGGCGACAGCAAACGCAGCCTGTTTGACCAGCGCGTTGGCTCGCAAAAAGCAACCGTTGATAAGCTCTCAATGGTGGTTGACGGTAAAGAGATTGCCGTCGTGGAAGGCTTCAACCTGAACGCAAAATCTGACGTTCAGGACGATAAAAAGCACTTTGCCGGCCAGTTCGACTACAGCCTGGACGCGCTGAAAGTGCAGAACCAGAACATGGGCAGCGGCAAGCTGACGCTTAAGCTCGGCAATATTGATGCCGCCGCGCTGCGCGAGTTTACGCAGAAATATAACGCCGGCGTACAGCAGCTGATGGCAGACCCCGCCCTGCAGCAAAACCCTGAGCTCTACCAGCAGAAATCGGTCGAGCTTATCAGCGCCAACCTGCCGCTGCTGCTGAAGGGCAATCCGACCATTACCGTCGCCCCACTAAGCTGGAAGAACGCGAAAGGTGAATCAACCTTCAACCTGTCGCTGTTCATGAAAGATCCGCAGGGCGTCACCGGCCCGGCCAATACGCCGGAAGAGCAACTGGACCGCTATGTGAAGTCTCTCGATGCGAAGCTGACGATCCCGATGCCGATGGCAACGGAAATGATGTCTCAGGTGGCGCAGCTTGAGGGCTATAACGCCGAAGAGTCACAGAAACTCGCCAGCCAGCAGATCAAAGGCCTGGCCGCGATGGGCCAGATGTTCCGCGTCACCAAAGTGGACGGCGATAACATCACCACCAGCCTGCAGTATGGTAATGGCAAAGCCGCCCTGAACGGCGAGCAGATGTCGCTGGGTGAGCTGTTCAGCATGTTCGCTCTGCCGGCAGGTATGGGTGGCCCGGCGCTGCAGGATAACGACAGTGATGCCGTGCCCCAGCCGCAGGACGACGCGCCTGGGGATGATGCTTCTCCGGACGCCGAACCGGCTCCTCAGCAGTAACTCTTACATAAACCCCGCCAGCCGGCGGGGTTTTTAGTTTCTGGCGGCCATCAGGCACGATCCGCTCAAGCTGTTCCTGAAAAGTTAGTTTTTAATGGTTATCAGGCGCGCGGGCATAATCTGGTTGCTGAAAACGATGTCGCTTTCCTGGACCCGCTGAAGAATACGCTGCGCCGCGCTGCGGCCAATTTCCCTCGCGGGCGTTGTTACCCAGGTCATCGGCACGTCGTCTAACTCCTCTTCGGTGACCTCGGCAAAAGCCGCCAGCGCGATATGCCTGTCGTAATAGCTGTCGACGCTGCCGCCCCCCATCTGCCAGCCCGCCCTTGTCAGGCCGAACCACGCCCCCATGGCCACGGTGCTGTTGTGGCAGACAACCGCGCTGAGGGTCGGGAAATTATGCAGCAGCTCGGTAATCGCGTCCGCCGCCTGCTTCTGGCTCGGCTCGCACTCGAGGATCCAGTCGCTATGAAAAGGCAGTCCGTGCTGCATCAGCGTGGCGCAGAAACCGCCCAACCGTTCAGCACGAGTCAGAGAGGAGCTGCGCCCGCCTAGCCAGGCAATACGCTGATGCCCACGCTTAATCAGGTGCTCGGTCACCAGCTGCGCCGCCTGCATATTATCCGGCCGGATAATATCCACTTCATCCAGATAGCTCGCCCGTGAGGCAAACACCAGCGGCAGTTTATTCTGCGCCGCCATTTCCCGCAGGTCGGCACCCTGTCCTGCTGCCCCGGCAATAATAATACCGTCCACGCCCTGCGATACCAGCATGTCAAAACAGCGCTGCATATGCTGGCCGTTGCTTCCGCTTTGGGTCAGAAATAAAAGCTGCCCCTGCTGCTCCAGCGCTTCCGTCAGCCCGGCGGTGAGCTCCGCGTAAAAAGGATTGCAAAGGTCGCGCACGATAAGGCCAATCACGCCGCTTTGCCCGCCGCGAAGCGACACGGCCTGGCGATTACGCACAAACCCTAACTTTTCGATGGCCTCATTTACCCGCTGACCGGTGGCGGTTGAAATTCTGCCCTTGCCGCTGAGCACCAGCGATACCGTGGTCACCGATACGCCTGCAGCCTCGGCAACCTCGTTGATAGTGATTCTTTTGGTCAGCGTCGACATCGTCAGGTCAGATCCTCCGTGAATCGATAAATATAAAGATAAAACGTTTTACTTATGCTGGCATATTCAACTTCATTATGCGCGGTAATTCTGAGATCGTCCTCACGATAAAATTGGGTAAAACGTTTTATCATCACCAAACTTTAGTTACTCAACATCTCATTTTAACCGGGTTAAGGAGTCGTGATGGCGGCTAATACACCACAAAAAAAATCGCTGTGGGAATTTTTTCAAAACCTTGGCAAAACCTTTATGTTGCCGGTGGCGCTGCTCTCTTTCTGCGGCATCATGCTGGGGATCGGCAGCTCGCTGAGCAGCCATGACGTCGTCACGGAGATCCCGTGGCTGGGTAATCCGGTGCTGCAGCTGATCTTCACTTGGATGAGCAAAATGGGCTCGTTCGCCTTCAGCTTCCTGCCGGTGATGTTCTGTATTGCGATTCCGCTGGGCCTGGCGCGTGAGAACAAAGGCGTTGCGGCCTTTGCCGGTTTTGTCGGCTATATGGTGATGAACCTGGCGGTTAACTTCTGGCTCACCGCTAAAGGCATCCTGCCGACTACCGATGCGGCAATTCTCAAAGCCAACAACATTCAAAGCGTGCTCGGCGTTCAGTCAATTGATACCGGTATTCTCGGTGCGGTCATTGCCGGGATCATCGTTTATCTGCTGCACGAGCGTTTCCACAACATTCGCCTGCCGGACGCGCTGGCCTTCTTCGGCGGCACCCGCTTTGTGCCGATCGTTACGACCCTGGTGATGGGGCTGGTTGGCCTGGTCATCCCGCTGATTTGGCCAATTTTTGCTGCCGGGATCAACGCCCTGGGCTACATGATCCACAGCGCAGGCATTTTTGGCCCGATGATCTTCGGCACCGGCGAACGTCTGCTGCTGCCTTTTGGCCTGCAGCACATTCTGGTGGCCCTGATTCGCTTCACCGAGGCGGGCGGCACCATGGACGTTTGCGGCCATACCGTGAGCGGCGCGCTGACCATCTTCCAGGCGCAGCTGAGCTGCCCGACCACCCACGGTTTCTCTGAGAGCGCAACGCAGTTCCTGTCACAGGGTAAAATGCCGGCGTTCCTCGGCGGCCTGCCTGGCGCTGCGTTGGCGATGTACCACTGCGCCCGTCCAGAAAACCGTCATAAAATTAAAGGGCTGCTGATCTCCGGCGTGATTGCCTGCGTCGTGGGCGGTACCACAGAGCCGATCGAGTTCCTGTTCCTGTTCGTGGCTCCGGTACTGTACCTCATTCACGCCGTGCTGACGGGTATTGGCTTTACCATGATGTCCGTGCTGGGCGTCACCATCGGTAACACCGACGGCAACATTATCGACTTCTTCGTCTTCGGCGTGCTGCACGGCCTGTCCACCAAATGGTATATGGTGCCGGTCGTGGCCGCGGTGTGGTTTGCTGGCTACTATGCTATCTTCCGCTTCGCCATCACCCGCTTCAATATCAAAACCCCTGGTCGTGATATTGAAACCACCACCGCAGAAAAACCCGTCGGCGGCCACACGGGCAAATCCGGCTATAACGTGCCGGCTATTCTGGCGGCGCTGGGCGGCAGCGACAACATTTCGACGCTGGATAACTGCATCACCCGTCTGCGCCTGTCGGTCAAAGATATGTCGCTGGTGGATACCGCAGCCCTGAAGGCCAACCGCGCCATCGGCGTCGTGAAGCTTAACGAGCACAACCTGCAGGTGGTCATCGGGCCACAGGTTCAGTCGGTCAAAGATGAGATGGTCGGCCTGATGCGAACCGTCGAGGCTTAATTCACAAACGGGCGCTGCGGCGCCCTTTTTGCCGTGAGGTTTTATGTTTGATTTTTCTGTTCCGGTAGACCGCCACGGGACCTGGTGCACCCAGTGGGATTACGTGGCCGATCGCTTCGGCGCCGCCGACCTGCTGCCCTTTACTATCTCCGATATGGACTTCCCTACCGCGCCCTGCATCCTTGAAGCCCTGCAAAAACGGCTGGCTCACGGCGTGCTCGGCTACAGCCGCTGGAAGAACGACGATTTTCTCTCCGCTATCGCCCACTGGTATCAGCAACGCTTCGGCAGCACCATCGACCCTGAAAGCGTAGTCTACGGGCCTTCCGTGATTTACATGGTTTCACAGCTCATTCGCCAGTGGTCACAGCCGGGCGACGGCGTGCTTATTCATACCCCGGCCTACGATGCGTTCTACAAGGCAATTGAAGGCAACAAGCGTCAGGTATTGAGCGCTTCGCTGCAAAAAACGGCGGACGGCTGGCAGTGTGATATGGCGGAGCTGGAGGCGTTGCTCGCCCGCCCTGAATGCAAAGTTATGCTGCTGTGCAGCCCGCACAACCCAACCGGCAAGGTCTGGACTCGCGCAGAGCTGGAGCTGATGGCTGAACTCTGCGAACGCCACGGCGTGCGCGTTATCAGCGACGAAATCCATATGGATATGGTGTGGGGCGAAAATCAGCATATTCCGTGGTGCGACATCGGCCGCGGCGGCTGGGCGCTGTTCACTTCGGGCTCTAAAAGCTTCAACATCCCGGCGCTCACCGGCGCCTACGGGCTGATAAATGATGCAGAAGATCGCCAGCAGTATCTGAGCGTGCTCAAAGGGCAGGACGGCCTCTCTTCTCCGGCGGTGCTAGCAATCGTCGCCCATATTGCCGCCTACCGTGAAGGCGAATCCTGGCTTGATGCGCTGCGAGACTATCTGCAGGATAATTTGCAGTTCGTGGCCGACAGGTTGAACCAGGCATTCCCGGCGCTTAACTGGCAGCCGCCGCAGTCCACCTATCTGGCCTGGGTCGATTTACGCCCGCTGGGGCTGGACGATCGCGCCCTGCAGAAAGCGCTTATTGAGCAGCAAAAAGTCGCCATCATGCCCGGCTACACCTACGGCGTTGAAGGCAATGGCTTTATTCGCCTGAACGCCGGGTGCCCGCGCGTCAAGCTTGAGGCCGGCGTCGAGCGGCTTATCGCCGGGATCCAGTCCCTGCTGTAGCCATTAAGGGGAGCCTGCTCCCCTTCTCCACCCTGCTCATTCATCCTTTCGTCATCTTTCCGACACCTAACCGACACACTATCTTCACCCGCTCACCTTAAGCTCTTGTCCATTAAAAACAGGAGCAAATCATGCACGTTTTTTCCGGTGAAATTCCCTTCGGTCATGCTGTCCATTCCTTCCATGTTGCCCCAAATACTCCGGCGATTAGCCTGACGGGCACCACGCTGCGTACCGGGCATCTTTATTGTTATCTGTACGACAGCCGCCGGCAGCTGCGGGCCTCCGTGATGCTGCAAAAGCCTGAAAAAGTGCTGACGGTTTGCCCTGACTGGGCCTCCGTCGGCGCACTGCCAGGGGAACTCCCGCCGGGAGAGTGGCAGCTGCATGTCTATAACGTCATTGGGGAAAGCCGCTCGCCGCAGCCGATGAGCTACCGGCTGGACGTCAGCTTTGACGCGCTGGCCGCCCCGGTAGACTTTGACAAGCTGGGCGTGCTGCGCCCCGATCATCAGGTGATTTTTGACTACCAGCGCACGCTGAGCGACCGCCCGGGCTGGTACCGTGGCGACCTCCACGGCCATACCACTTTGTCCGACGGCAACAATACGCTGCTGCAGGCGCTGGACATCATGGCCGAACAGGGCCTGGATTTCTTCTTCCTGACCGAACACAACCTGTCGCACGCCTGCCTGCCGCGCCATGACAGCGTGCTGATGCTGCCGGGCATTGAGGTCACCGCCGACAAAGGCCACCTGAACGTGCACGGCCCGGCCGCCACGCTGAATATGTTCAATGCTGATTACAGCAGCCGCGGCCTGATTACTCAGGGCATTGCGCTCAAGCGCCCGGAAAGCGTCCTGAGCGTGAACCACGCCATGCTGCATCCGTGGAGCTGGCTGTACGACGAGATGCCGCTGGCAGACGTTGACGTGCTGGAAGTGCTCAACGATCCGACCTGGAAAAACGCTACCACCGCCAACGAACAGGTCGTGGAGATTTTCAATACGCTGTGGAACGCCGGGCACCGTATTTATGCCGTAGGAGGCAGCGACTGCCATATGCAGCCTCACGAGCGTTACCCGCAGGCTACGGAGCCGTCAATTTACGGCGATCCGGCAACCTGGGTTTATGCTCAGGCGCTCAGCGGGGAGGCCATTCTTGCGGCCATCAAAAAGGGACATTGTTATTTTGAACGCCGCTGTGGCCTGAACTTCAGCCTGAACGACGGGGCGCTGCTGCCCGGCGATGCCGCCGATGGTAGACAGGTCGTGCTGACCGTTG from Cedecea neteri encodes:
- the malX gene encoding maltose/glucose-specific PTS transporter subunit IIBC, translated to MAANTPQKKSLWEFFQNLGKTFMLPVALLSFCGIMLGIGSSLSSHDVVTEIPWLGNPVLQLIFTWMSKMGSFAFSFLPVMFCIAIPLGLARENKGVAAFAGFVGYMVMNLAVNFWLTAKGILPTTDAAILKANNIQSVLGVQSIDTGILGAVIAGIIVYLLHERFHNIRLPDALAFFGGTRFVPIVTTLVMGLVGLVIPLIWPIFAAGINALGYMIHSAGIFGPMIFGTGERLLLPFGLQHILVALIRFTEAGGTMDVCGHTVSGALTIFQAQLSCPTTHGFSESATQFLSQGKMPAFLGGLPGAALAMYHCARPENRHKIKGLLISGVIACVVGGTTEPIEFLFLFVAPVLYLIHAVLTGIGFTMMSVLGVTIGNTDGNIIDFFVFGVLHGLSTKWYMVPVVAAVWFAGYYAIFRFAITRFNIKTPGRDIETTTAEKPVGGHTGKSGYNVPAILAALGGSDNISTLDNCITRLRLSVKDMSLVDTAALKANRAIGVVKLNEHNLQVVIGPQVQSVKDEMVGLMRTVEA
- the manA gene encoding mannose-6-phosphate isomerase, which gives rise to MQKLINAVQNYAWGSETALTELYGIANPQHKPMAELWMGAHPKSSSKVLDANGQQHALRDVIDADQPALLGKAVAGRFGELPFLFKVLCAAQPLSIQVHPNKKASEIGFAKENAAGIPLDAAERNYKDPNHKPELVFALTPFLAMNAFREFSDIVSLLQPVSGAHPLIAHFLQKPGAESLAQLFAGLLNMQGEEKSLALGVLKAALNNQQGEPWETIRVISEFYPDDSGLFSPLLLNVVKLEPGEAMFLFAETPHAYLNGVALEVMANSDNVLRAGLTPKYIDIPELVANVKFEPKPASQLLTQPQKNGSELDFPIPVDDFAFSLHDLSTQEATLAQQSAAIVFCVEGEAVLTKDAQRLVLKPGESAFISAAESPIAVSGVGRVARVFNKL
- a CDS encoding CehA/McbA family metallohydrolase, coding for MHVFSGEIPFGHAVHSFHVAPNTPAISLTGTTLRTGHLYCYLYDSRRQLRASVMLQKPEKVLTVCPDWASVGALPGELPPGEWQLHVYNVIGESRSPQPMSYRLDVSFDALAAPVDFDKLGVLRPDHQVIFDYQRTLSDRPGWYRGDLHGHTTLSDGNNTLLQALDIMAEQGLDFFFLTEHNLSHACLPRHDSVLMLPGIEVTADKGHLNVHGPAATLNMFNADYSSRGLITQGIALKRPESVLSVNHAMLHPWSWLYDEMPLADVDVLEVLNDPTWKNATTANEQVVEIFNTLWNAGHRIYAVGGSDCHMQPHERYPQATEPSIYGDPATWVYAQALSGEAILAAIKKGHCYFERRCGLNFSLNDGALLPGDAADGRQVVLTVAVKDTGQRYTLQVVSDTGILAEHALETTPQDIRCDMAEHAWIRWDIRRSNGTLEGMINPVYCAQHPLFLSPIGTTWGDVTGHLEFPRSTDEE
- a CDS encoding MalY/PatB family protein — protein: MFDFSVPVDRHGTWCTQWDYVADRFGAADLLPFTISDMDFPTAPCILEALQKRLAHGVLGYSRWKNDDFLSAIAHWYQQRFGSTIDPESVVYGPSVIYMVSQLIRQWSQPGDGVLIHTPAYDAFYKAIEGNKRQVLSASLQKTADGWQCDMAELEALLARPECKVMLLCSPHNPTGKVWTRAELELMAELCERHGVRVISDEIHMDMVWGENQHIPWCDIGRGGWALFTSGSKSFNIPALTGAYGLINDAEDRQQYLSVLKGQDGLSSPAVLAIVAHIAAYREGESWLDALRDYLQDNLQFVADRLNQAFPALNWQPPQSTYLAWVDLRPLGLDDRALQKALIEQQKVAIMPGYTYGVEGNGFIRLNAGCPRVKLEAGVERLIAGIQSLL
- the fumA gene encoding class I fumarate hydratase FumA, producing MSNKPFHYQEPFPLQKDPTEYYLLSSDHVSVAEFDGQQILKVDPQALTLLAQHAFHDASFMLRPAHQQQVADILSDPEASENDKYVALQFLRNSDIAAKGILPTCQDTGTAIIMGKKGQRVWTGGGDEEALSRGVYNTFIEDNLRYSQNAALDMYKEVNTGTNLPAQIDLYSVDGDEYKFLCIAKGGGSANKTYLYQETKALITPAKLKDYLVEKMRTLGTAACPPYHVAFVIGGTSAEATLKTVKLASTKYYDGLPTEGNEYGQAFRDVQLEEELLKEAQNLGLGAQFGGKYFAHDIRVVRLPRHGASCPVGMGVSCSADRNIKAKINKDGIWLEKLEHNPGKYIPEELRQAGEGEAVKVNLNRPMKEILAQLSDFPVSTRLSLTGTIIVARDIAHAKLKERLDNGEDLPQYVKDHPIYYAGPAKTPDGYASGSLGPTTAGRMDSYVDQLQANGGSMVMLAKGNRSQQVTDACHKHGGFYLGSIGGPAAVLAQNSIKSLECVEYPELGMEAIWKIEVEDFPAFILVDDKGNDFFQKIQLSQCSRCVK
- a CDS encoding Mal regulon transcriptional regulator MalI — translated: MSTLTKRITINEVAEAAGVSVTTVSLVLSGKGRISTATGQRVNEAIEKLGFVRNRQAVSLRGGQSGVIGLIVRDLCNPFYAELTAGLTEALEQQGQLLFLTQSGSNGQHMQRCFDMLVSQGVDGIIIAGAAGQGADLREMAAQNKLPLVFASRASYLDEVDIIRPDNMQAAQLVTEHLIKRGHQRIAWLGGRSSSLTRAERLGGFCATLMQHGLPFHSDWILECEPSQKQAADAITELLHNFPTLSAVVCHNSTVAMGAWFGLTRAGWQMGGGSVDSYYDRHIALAAFAEVTEEELDDVPMTWVTTPAREIGRSAAQRILQRVQESDIVFSNQIMPARLITIKN
- a CDS encoding YdgA family protein, producing the protein MKKSLVAVGVIVALGVVWTGGAWFTGKQLEGRMAEMIDNANAEIKNSAPESGLVLSYQDYKRGLFHSTVQLVVKQVAGTKNALLTPEQNVLFNETIDHGPFPFAQLKKFNPIPSMASIHTELVNNETTKHLFTLTKDKPLISVDTRVGYGGATSSDIALAAIDATEGENKLSFSGGKLTADVDGSGNEIAISGTADSGLVNTVNEYGQRVQISFNGIKTDGDSKRSLFDQRVGSQKATVDKLSMVVDGKEIAVVEGFNLNAKSDVQDDKKHFAGQFDYSLDALKVQNQNMGSGKLTLKLGNIDAAALREFTQKYNAGVQQLMADPALQQNPELYQQKSVELISANLPLLLKGNPTITVAPLSWKNAKGESTFNLSLFMKDPQGVTGPANTPEEQLDRYVKSLDAKLTIPMPMATEMMSQVAQLEGYNAEESQKLASQQIKGLAAMGQMFRVTKVDGDNITTSLQYGNGKAALNGEQMSLGELFSMFALPAGMGGPALQDNDSDAVPQPQDDAPGDDASPDAEPAPQQ